A single window of Syngnathus acus chromosome 23, fSynAcu1.2, whole genome shotgun sequence DNA harbors:
- the cd9b gene encoding CD9 molecule b, whose amino-acid sequence MGFLQCIKYLVFIFNFLFWLAGTGVLAVGLWLRFDTRTSGLFEGEDSPSVFFTGVYILIAAGALMMVVGFLGCCGAIKESPCMLGLFFMFLLLIFAAEVAAGIWGLSNTGRVVEEVTEFYKQTYNNYKDTRQEALKETLRLIHFGLNCCGPTGTVIDAAKDICPKKEGLEVLITTSCPAAIEEVFNNKLHIIGGVGIGIGVIMIFGMIFSMMLCCAIKRSRDFV is encoded by the exons ATGGGCTTTCTGCAGTGCATCAAGTACCTGGTGTTTATCTTCAACTTCCTCTTTTGG TTGGCCGGCACGGGCGTGTTGGCGGTGGGACTATGGCTGCGCTTCGACACCAGGACGTCGGGCCTTTTTGAGGGCGAGGACTCGCCCTCCGTCTTCTTCACCG GCGTGTACATCCTGATCGCGGCTGGCGCGCTGATGATGGTGGTCGGCTTCCTGGGCTGCTGCGGTGCCATCAAGGAGTCGCCATGCATGCTGGGATTG tTCTTTATGTTCCTGCTGCTGATTTTTGCGGCGGAGGTGGCGGCGGGCATCTGGGGCCTGTCCAACACGGGGCgggtggtggaggaggtgaCCGAGTTCTACAAGCAGACCTACAACAATTACAAGGACACCCGACAGGAGGCGCTCAAGGAGACGCTGCGCCTCATCCACTTTGGG CTGAACTGCTGCGGGCCCACCGGCACGGTCATCGACGCCGCCAAGGACATCTGCCCCAAGAAGGAGGGGCTGGAGGTGCTCATCACCACG AGCTGCCCGGCCGCCATCGAGGAGGTCTTCAACAACAAGCTGCACATCATAGGCGGTGTGGGCATCGGCATCGGCGTCATCATG ATCTTTGGCATGATCTTCAGCATGATGCTCTGCTGTGCCATCAAGAGATCCAGAGACTTTGTTTAG
- the cwf19l1 gene encoding CWF19-like protein 1, producing MEEKALKILVCGDVEGKLGALFSRVQSIQKKTGQFDLLLCVGEFFASTPEAEEEWQQYKTGAKKAPIHTYVLGAGSQETAKRFPSADGCELADNITYLGRRGVFTGVSGLQIAYVSGREAPQEPAPAHCFTPKDLTALLDPLSAGGHFRGVDILLTSQWPRGVWHYANNPEVNTKSCGSNSIADLADKLKPRYHFAALEGAHYERLPYRNHVVLQETAQHVTRFIALATVNNIAKKKYLYAFNIIPMKTMAPSELVKQPPDVTENPYRRLTKDKETLKSSLGITEEEAPSTQFFFDLSGGAGGGARGRGGRKRPLEGDWSARKQPRKQPLPPGECWFCLASPQVEKHLVVSIGTHCYLALAKGGLNTGHVLILPIGHYQSTVELASEVLQEMDKYKEALRSFYKSRGQRCVLFERNYRSQHLQLQVVPVPLERCTTDDIKEAFVLQAQEQQMELMEIPQHSDLKQIAPPGTPYFYVELDAGDKLFYRIRRNFPLQFGREVLASEALLNIPTRADWKECKQSRAEEEAACAQLRDAFQPFDFAWED from the exons atggaagaaaaagcGTTGAAAAT cttAGTGTGCGGGGACGTCGAAGGCAAGCTCGGAGCTCTCTTCAGCAGAGTGCAAAGCATCCAGAAGAAGACTGGACAGTTTGAC TTACTTCTGTGCGTTGGGGAATTCTTTGCATCGACCCCGGAAGCCGAGGAGGAGTGGCAGCAGTACAAAACTGGAGCAAAGAAAG CTCCCATCCACACGTACGTCCTGGGAGCAGGAAGCCAGGAAACGGCCAAGAGGTTCCCCAGTGCAGACGGTTGCGAGCTGGCTGATAACATTACATATTTGG GTCGCCGGGGAGTGTTCACTGGGGTGTCGGGCCTGCAGATCGCCTACGTCAGCGGGCGCGAGGCTCCGCAGGAACCGGCGCCAGCTCACTGCTTCACTCCAAAAGATCTGACGGCCCTGCTGGACCCGCTGTCTGCCGGCGGCCATTTCCGAGGCGTCGACATCCTGCTGACCTCGCAGTGGCCCAGGGGGGTGTGGCACTATGCAAACAACCCG GAAGTCAACACAAAATCCTGCGGAAGCAACTCCATCGCAGACCTGGCTGACAAACTGAAGCCGAGATACCATTTTGCGGCACTAGAAGGCGCTCACTATGAAAGGTTACCATACAG GAATCACGTGGTCCTGCAGGAAACAGCTCAGCACGTCACTCGCTTCATCGCCTTGGCGACAGTCAACAACATTGCCAAGAAGAAG TACCTGTACGCCTTCAACATCATCCCCATGAAGACGATGGCTCCGTCAGAGCTGGTCAAGCAGCCGCCGGACGTGACAGAGAACCCGTACAGGCGGCTCACCAAAGACAAGGAGACGCTGAAGAGCAGCTTGGGCATCACAGAGGAGG AGGCGCCGAGCACCCAGTTCTTCTTTGACCTCAGCGGGGGTGCCGGGGGCGGCGCTCGCGGCCGTGGTGGCAGGAAgaggccactagagggcgacTGGTCAGCACGCAAGCAACCTCGCAAGCAGC CTCTCCCCCCCGGCGAGTGCTGGTTCTGCCTGGCGAGTCCTCAGGTGGAGAAACATCTGGTGGTCAGCATCGGGACACAC TGCTACCTGGCGCTGGCCAAAGGCGGGCTGAACACAGGGCACGTGCTCATCCTGCCCATCGGACACTACCAGTCCACAGTGGAGCTGGCCTCCGAGGTGCTGCAGGAGATGGACAAGTACAAGGAGGCGCTCAGGAGCTTCTATAAGAGCCGCGGCCAGCGCTGTGTCCTCTTTGAGAGGAACTACAGGAGCCAGCACCTGCAGCTTCAG GTGGTGCCGGTGCCGCTGGAGCGCTGCACCACCGACGACATCAAGGAGGCTTTTGTGCTGCAGGCTCAGGAGCAGCAGATGGAGCTGATGGAGATTCCGCAACACAGCGATCTCAAGCAG ATTGCCCCGCCCGGCACGCCATACTTCTACGTGGAGCTCGACGCTGGGGATAAGCTCTTCTACCGTATCCGGAGGAATTTCCCGCTACAGTTTGGAAG GGAGGTTCTGGCCAGCGAGGCGCTGCTCAACATTCCCACGCGAGCCGACTGGAAGGAGTGCAAACAGAGCCgagcggaggaggaggcggcgtgCGCGCAGCTCAGAGACGCCTTCCAACCGTTCGACTTTGCCTGGGAAGATTAa
- the dmtf1 gene encoding cyclin-D-binding Myb-like transcription factor 1 isoform X1 has protein sequence MSAAAAAAAAAEEQHGAAPMETLKSLTLTQDSDGSIILHCPADDDEGEPREKKARPSAQDSDASFSLIAVPVADSRKSFEVTVTTAAANDTGAREGAAPVQVLCDSDDVAAAPPDGKAEVSAVSQAWFTTKEDKDTLTNKGHKWKQGMWSKEEIDLLISNIEQYVKGRGIDDPAEIIFDMSKEERKDFYRSVALGLNRPLFAVYRRVLRMYDNRNHVGRYTPGEIEKLKGLRDRHGNDWATIGAALGRSASSVKDRCRLLKDTCNTGKWSEEEERRLAQVVYEMAASAPGSAVTGGVSWASVAARVGTRSEKQCRSKWLNYLNWKHSGGTEWTKDDDLGLTRRILELEVADENEIKWEELAGGWSSVRSPQWLRSKWWSIKRQVANHKEIPFPVLLKALHELMSSSQSAGGSSSAAPSLQARLGRSEESGAMAALQIPLQIPLQMAHLDSAVGVGEGETITLNGGTLQAFEILPSFQLQPTGTPGTYFLQSASNQGLPLSLANNSTLTLTAGSSSSAAHEHIILHGLATDGLCAGDGVIIQTVAADAAASDELPVETEGRRQDEHLDASALLGNLEKAATKREEPMTDSFTDKPLTPPPTDAAVLTPGGAVLIVSPPDISGTLTDPILENQDGCD, from the exons AtgagcgcggcggcggcggcggcggcggcagcagagGAGCAGCATGGCGCCGCGCCGATGGAGACGCTCAAGTCGCTGACGCTGACGCAGGACAGCGACGGCAGCATCATCCTGCACTGCCCCGCCGACG ATGACGAGGGCGAGCCCCGGGAAAAGAAAGCGCGCCCATCGGCCCAAGACTCGGACGCGTCCTTCTCGCTCATCGCCGTGCCGG TGGCTGACAGCCGCAAGAGCTTCGAGGTCACCgtgacgacggcggcggcgaaTGACACTGGCGCTCGAGAGGGTGCGGCTCCCGTTCAG GTCCTGTGCGACAGCGATGATGTCGCCGCCGCGCCGCCCGATGGGAAGGCTGAAGTGTCTGCCGTCAGTCAGGCCTGGTTCACCACCAAAGAGGACAAAGACACGCTCACCAACAAAG GTCACAAGTGGAAGCAAGGCATGTGGTCCAAAGAGGAGATTGACCTTCTCATCAGCAACATCGAGCAATACGTTAAG GGCCGAGGCATCGACGACCCGGCCGAGATCATCTTCGACATGTCCAAAGAAGAGCGCAAAGACTTTTACCGCTCGGTGGCACTGGGCCTCAACAGGCCGCTCTTTGCCGTCTACAGACGAGTCCTGCGCATGTACGACAACCGCAACCACGTCGGCAG gTACACGCCAGGAGAGATTGAGAAGCTAAAAGG GCTGCGGGATCGCCACGGCAACGACTGGGCCACCATCGGCGCGGCGCTGGGCCGCAGCGCCTCGTCCGTCAAGGACCGCTGTCGGCTGCTGAAGGACACCTGCAACACGg GCAAGTggagcgaggaggaggagcgccGCCTGGCTCAGGTGGTGTACGAGATGGCGGCCAGCGCTCCGGGCTCGGCGGTGACGGGGGGCGTGTCCTGGGCCTCGGTGGCGGCCCGGGTGGGCACGCGCTCGGAGAAGCAGTGTCGCTCCAAGTGGCTCAACTACCTCAACTGGAAGCACAGCGGCGGCACCGAATGGACCAAAGACGACGACCTCGGCCTCACGCGCAG GATTTTGGAGCTGGAGGTGGCGGATGAGAATGAGATCAAGTGGGAGGAGCTGGCGGGCGGCTGGAGCAGCGTGCGTTCGCCCCAGTGGCTGCGCTCCAAGTGGTGGAGCATCAAGAGACAGGTCGCCAACCACAAGGAGATCCCATTCCCGG TCTTGTTGAAGGCCCTCCACGAGTTGATGTCGTCCTCGCAGTCGGCGGGCGGATCGAGCTCCGCCGCCCCCTCGCTCCAGGCGCGCCTGGGCCGCTCGGAGGAAAGCGGCGCCATGGCGGCGCTGCAGATTCCCCTGCAGATCCCGCTGCAGATGGCACACTTGG ACTCAGCGGTCGGCGTCGGCGAGGGAGAGACCATCACGCTCAACGGCGGGACGCTGCAGGCCTTTGAGATTCTTCCG TCGTTTCAGCTGCAGCCCACCGGCACGCCGGGCACGTACTTCCTGCAGAGCGCCTCCAACCAGGGCCTGCCCCTCAGCCTGGCCAACAACAGCACGCTCACCTTGACCGccggctcctcctcctcggcgGCGCACGAGCACATCATCCTGCACGGCCTGGCG ACCGACGGCCTGTGCGCCGGCGACGGCGTCATCATCCAGACGGTGGCGGCGGACGCCGCCGCCTCGGACGAGCTGCCGGTGGAGACGGAGGGACGGCGGCAGGACGAGCATCTCGACGCTTCTGCTCTCCTGGGAAATTTGGAAAAAGCGGCAACCAAGAGGGAGGAGCCAATGACGGACAGCTTCACTGACAAG CCATTGACTCCGCCCCCGACCGACGCCGCCGTGTTGACCCCGGGCGGCGCCGTCCTGATCGTGTCCCCACCCGACATCAGCGGCACGCTGACAG ATCCCATCTTGGAGAACCAGGACGGTTGCGATTAG
- the dmtf1 gene encoding cyclin-D-binding Myb-like transcription factor 1 isoform X2: MSAAAAAAAAAEEQHGAAPMETLKSLTLTQDSDGSIILHCPADVADSRKSFEVTVTTAAANDTGAREGAAPVQVLCDSDDVAAAPPDGKAEVSAVSQAWFTTKEDKDTLTNKGHKWKQGMWSKEEIDLLISNIEQYVKGRGIDDPAEIIFDMSKEERKDFYRSVALGLNRPLFAVYRRVLRMYDNRNHVGRYTPGEIEKLKGLRDRHGNDWATIGAALGRSASSVKDRCRLLKDTCNTGKWSEEEERRLAQVVYEMAASAPGSAVTGGVSWASVAARVGTRSEKQCRSKWLNYLNWKHSGGTEWTKDDDLGLTRRILELEVADENEIKWEELAGGWSSVRSPQWLRSKWWSIKRQVANHKEIPFPVLLKALHELMSSSQSAGGSSSAAPSLQARLGRSEESGAMAALQIPLQIPLQMAHLDSAVGVGEGETITLNGGTLQAFEILPSFQLQPTGTPGTYFLQSASNQGLPLSLANNSTLTLTAGSSSSAAHEHIILHGLATDGLCAGDGVIIQTVAADAAASDELPVETEGRRQDEHLDASALLGNLEKAATKREEPMTDSFTDKPLTPPPTDAAVLTPGGAVLIVSPPDISGTLTDPILENQDGCD; encoded by the exons AtgagcgcggcggcggcggcggcggcggcagcagagGAGCAGCATGGCGCCGCGCCGATGGAGACGCTCAAGTCGCTGACGCTGACGCAGGACAGCGACGGCAGCATCATCCTGCACTGCCCCGCCGACG TGGCTGACAGCCGCAAGAGCTTCGAGGTCACCgtgacgacggcggcggcgaaTGACACTGGCGCTCGAGAGGGTGCGGCTCCCGTTCAG GTCCTGTGCGACAGCGATGATGTCGCCGCCGCGCCGCCCGATGGGAAGGCTGAAGTGTCTGCCGTCAGTCAGGCCTGGTTCACCACCAAAGAGGACAAAGACACGCTCACCAACAAAG GTCACAAGTGGAAGCAAGGCATGTGGTCCAAAGAGGAGATTGACCTTCTCATCAGCAACATCGAGCAATACGTTAAG GGCCGAGGCATCGACGACCCGGCCGAGATCATCTTCGACATGTCCAAAGAAGAGCGCAAAGACTTTTACCGCTCGGTGGCACTGGGCCTCAACAGGCCGCTCTTTGCCGTCTACAGACGAGTCCTGCGCATGTACGACAACCGCAACCACGTCGGCAG gTACACGCCAGGAGAGATTGAGAAGCTAAAAGG GCTGCGGGATCGCCACGGCAACGACTGGGCCACCATCGGCGCGGCGCTGGGCCGCAGCGCCTCGTCCGTCAAGGACCGCTGTCGGCTGCTGAAGGACACCTGCAACACGg GCAAGTggagcgaggaggaggagcgccGCCTGGCTCAGGTGGTGTACGAGATGGCGGCCAGCGCTCCGGGCTCGGCGGTGACGGGGGGCGTGTCCTGGGCCTCGGTGGCGGCCCGGGTGGGCACGCGCTCGGAGAAGCAGTGTCGCTCCAAGTGGCTCAACTACCTCAACTGGAAGCACAGCGGCGGCACCGAATGGACCAAAGACGACGACCTCGGCCTCACGCGCAG GATTTTGGAGCTGGAGGTGGCGGATGAGAATGAGATCAAGTGGGAGGAGCTGGCGGGCGGCTGGAGCAGCGTGCGTTCGCCCCAGTGGCTGCGCTCCAAGTGGTGGAGCATCAAGAGACAGGTCGCCAACCACAAGGAGATCCCATTCCCGG TCTTGTTGAAGGCCCTCCACGAGTTGATGTCGTCCTCGCAGTCGGCGGGCGGATCGAGCTCCGCCGCCCCCTCGCTCCAGGCGCGCCTGGGCCGCTCGGAGGAAAGCGGCGCCATGGCGGCGCTGCAGATTCCCCTGCAGATCCCGCTGCAGATGGCACACTTGG ACTCAGCGGTCGGCGTCGGCGAGGGAGAGACCATCACGCTCAACGGCGGGACGCTGCAGGCCTTTGAGATTCTTCCG TCGTTTCAGCTGCAGCCCACCGGCACGCCGGGCACGTACTTCCTGCAGAGCGCCTCCAACCAGGGCCTGCCCCTCAGCCTGGCCAACAACAGCACGCTCACCTTGACCGccggctcctcctcctcggcgGCGCACGAGCACATCATCCTGCACGGCCTGGCG ACCGACGGCCTGTGCGCCGGCGACGGCGTCATCATCCAGACGGTGGCGGCGGACGCCGCCGCCTCGGACGAGCTGCCGGTGGAGACGGAGGGACGGCGGCAGGACGAGCATCTCGACGCTTCTGCTCTCCTGGGAAATTTGGAAAAAGCGGCAACCAAGAGGGAGGAGCCAATGACGGACAGCTTCACTGACAAG CCATTGACTCCGCCCCCGACCGACGCCGCCGTGTTGACCCCGGGCGGCGCCGTCCTGATCGTGTCCCCACCCGACATCAGCGGCACGCTGACAG ATCCCATCTTGGAGAACCAGGACGGTTGCGATTAG
- the tmem243b gene encoding transmembrane protein 243b, whose product MDEFSGRTYGTSGLDNRPLFGETSARDRIINLAVGGFTSLVVLVTVVSSFVFPSLPPRPLNVFFAVCILLACGSTILLIFWYRQGDLEPKFRNLIYYKLASIVLLCLCANLYFHDVR is encoded by the exons ATGGACGAGTTTAGCGGCAGGACGTACGGCACCAGCGGCCTGGACAACAGACCTCTGTTTGGGGAGACGTCAGCACGG GATCGCATCATCAACTTGGCAGTGGGAGGATTTACGTCCCTGGTTGTGCTG GTGACCGTCGTCagctcttttgttttcccGTCGTTGCCTCCGCGGCCGCTCAACGTTTTCTTTGCCGTTTGCATCCTGCTTGCCTGCGGATCCACCATTTTGCTG ATCTTCTGGTACCGCCAAGGCGACCTGGAGCCCAAATTCCGCAACCTGATCTACTACAAGCTGGCGTCCATTGTGTTGCTGTGTCTTTGTGCCAACCTCTACTTCCACGACGTGAGGTGA
- the LOC119116961 gene encoding coiled-coil domain-containing protein 136-like isoform X2, which yields MDGLRLPPLIEEVLDSCGQLKDDMCEKTEDEFGEENEDDEEMGVDELRIRMVELLVELEETRRDSQRHRENFLDMRTMLEDERLARAHQAETFSRQMEALKVELAGVRQELAIARQEKQSELEEAQEELCRAEEAALALQEAGEEAAAERENDIACLQEELCRIRAQLQRDAAGRHEAEVAALGTESDGEDCSGGDAACLEEEFASLSRRRLLLSNANRELSCKVKQEEQEQPAWVTQYDTYVSVCRPPASLPDVQELEVQVRRAQDAGLRAQSECERAKRSLGSLQRLHDESRHERAALEEELRHCKAELRRLQGERAQDDAGGWNLVPLVVAVAAILVAVVPSLNRA from the exons ATGGACGGACTGCGGCTACCCCCCCTCATCGAGGAGGTCCTGGACTCTTGCG gccagctgaagGACGACATGTGCGAGAAGACAGAAGATGAGTTTGGCGAGGAGAACGAGGACGATGAAGAGATGGGCGTGGACGAGCTCCGCATTCGGATGGTGGAGCTGCTCGTGGAGCTGGAGGAGACGCGGCGAGACTCGCAAAGACACCGGGAGAACTTTCTGGATATGCGCA CCATGTTGGAGGATGAGCGACTGGCTCGGGCCCACCAGGCGGAAACGTTCAGCAGACAAATGGAAGCTCTCAAAG TGGAGCTGGCGGGCGTCCGGCAGGAGCTTGCGATAGCGCGGCAGGAGAAGCAGAGCGAGCTGGAGGAGGCCCAGGAGGAGCTGTGCCGGGCCGAGGAGGCGGCACTGGCGCTGCAGGAAGCCggcgaggaggcggcggccgaGCGGGAGAACGACATCGCTTGCCTCCAAGAGGAGCTGTGTCGCATCCGGGCCCAGctgcagcgcgacgcggcagGCCGGCACGAGGCGGAGGTCGCCGCCCTCGGGACGGAGAGCGACGGCGAGGATTGCTCCG GTGGAGACGCAGCGTGCCTGGAGGAGGAGTTTGCCTCTCTGAGCCGCCGGCGTCTTCTGCTAAGTAACGCCAACCGAGAGCTGAGCTGCAAAGTGAAACAAGAAGAGCAAGAGCAGCCGGCCTGGGT GACGCAGTACGACACCTACGTCAGTGTGTGCCGCCCCCCTGCCAGTCTTCCAGACGTCCAAGAACTTGAGGTGCAGGTGCGGCGAGCCCAGGACGCCGGGCTCCGGGCGCAGAGCGAG TGCGAGCGCGCGAAGCGTTCGCTCGGCTCGCTGCAGCGTCTCCATGACGAGAGCCGGCACGAGCGCGCCGCCCTGGAGGAAGAGCTGCGTCACTGCAAGGCGGAACTGCGGCGGCTGCAGGGCGAGAGGGCGCAG GATGATGCGGGAGGTTGGAACCTTGTGCCGCTAGTGGTGGCGGTGGCAGCCATCTTGGTTGCGGTGGTCCCCAGTTTGAATCGAGCTTGA
- the LOC119116961 gene encoding coiled-coil domain-containing protein 136-like isoform X1: MDGLRLPPLIEEVLDSCGQLKDDMCEKTEDEFGEENEDDEEMGVDELRIRMVELLVELEETRRDSQRHRENFLDMRTMLEDERLARAHQAETFSRQMEALKVELAGVRQELAIARQEKQSELEEAQEELCRAEEAALALQEAGEEAAAERENDIACLQEELCRIRAQLQRDAAGRHEAEVAALGTESDGEDCSGGDAACLEEEFASLSRRRLLLSNANRELSCKVKQEEQEQPAWVTQYDTYVSVCRPPASLPDVQELEVQVRRAQDAGLRAQSECERAKRSLGSLQRLHDESRHERAALEEELRHCKAELRRLQGERAQRRRAEPPLASAPLLGVIVIVALMWCWWEELAS, translated from the exons ATGGACGGACTGCGGCTACCCCCCCTCATCGAGGAGGTCCTGGACTCTTGCG gccagctgaagGACGACATGTGCGAGAAGACAGAAGATGAGTTTGGCGAGGAGAACGAGGACGATGAAGAGATGGGCGTGGACGAGCTCCGCATTCGGATGGTGGAGCTGCTCGTGGAGCTGGAGGAGACGCGGCGAGACTCGCAAAGACACCGGGAGAACTTTCTGGATATGCGCA CCATGTTGGAGGATGAGCGACTGGCTCGGGCCCACCAGGCGGAAACGTTCAGCAGACAAATGGAAGCTCTCAAAG TGGAGCTGGCGGGCGTCCGGCAGGAGCTTGCGATAGCGCGGCAGGAGAAGCAGAGCGAGCTGGAGGAGGCCCAGGAGGAGCTGTGCCGGGCCGAGGAGGCGGCACTGGCGCTGCAGGAAGCCggcgaggaggcggcggccgaGCGGGAGAACGACATCGCTTGCCTCCAAGAGGAGCTGTGTCGCATCCGGGCCCAGctgcagcgcgacgcggcagGCCGGCACGAGGCGGAGGTCGCCGCCCTCGGGACGGAGAGCGACGGCGAGGATTGCTCCG GTGGAGACGCAGCGTGCCTGGAGGAGGAGTTTGCCTCTCTGAGCCGCCGGCGTCTTCTGCTAAGTAACGCCAACCGAGAGCTGAGCTGCAAAGTGAAACAAGAAGAGCAAGAGCAGCCGGCCTGGGT GACGCAGTACGACACCTACGTCAGTGTGTGCCGCCCCCCTGCCAGTCTTCCAGACGTCCAAGAACTTGAGGTGCAGGTGCGGCGAGCCCAGGACGCCGGGCTCCGGGCGCAGAGCGAG TGCGAGCGCGCGAAGCGTTCGCTCGGCTCGCTGCAGCGTCTCCATGACGAGAGCCGGCACGAGCGCGCCGCCCTGGAGGAAGAGCTGCGTCACTGCAAGGCGGAACTGCGGCGGCTGCAGGGCGAGAGGGCGCAG CGTCGCCGCGCCGAGCCCCCCCTCGCGTCGGCCCCCCTGCTAGGCGTCATTGTCATAGTGGCCTTGATGTGGTGCTGGTGGGAGGAGCTGGCGTCCTAG